Proteins from one Impatiens glandulifera chromosome 2, dImpGla2.1, whole genome shotgun sequence genomic window:
- the LOC124927969 gene encoding uncharacterized protein LOC124927969, translating to MDVKKSLEDQFSNLHPCHPLNTRIGIIGGGPSGISAAYALTKLGYQNVTILEKYHTVSGMCESILIEGKNYDLGGQVLAANSAPTIFHLAKETESELVEMNSHKLALIDSSTGKYQDIPVVDDYASVIPLTIDLQDKAKQTGRIGIHAVAEYASDVAPAFLEGHGLKSVPKSVAYGYTASGYGFVEDMPYAYLHEFTRTSMAGKIRRFRDGYMSLWQKISQALPMEVHCNTEVVAVRRDSSSVRVDVKSIVGERRTLEFDKIIISGAFPFRSGKTYGSDSPFPENEAMDLTEVESGLFSKVQTIDYYTTVLKIEGFEHLPIGFYYFEEFMNREKIGNPVAMQRFYADTNIFLFWSYGNSVDITGSKVRELAENAVNRMGGVVQRLILQRRFKYFPHVSSQDMKEGFFEKVESRLQGQLNTYYVGGLLAFELTERNSSYAMSLVRNHFATNSALPIFPYVKRLLHLQQECRKRTPRDLGECNKVEFPDLSSLDGYLKHWGMHEVTKNKILYNWLNDEGEVICQRTYSELNANASCVSHNLLTCCRPVIKPGDRVLLVHVPGLDFIDAFFGCLRARVLPVPVLPPDPLQRGGQALLKIENIAKSCNAVAILSTAGYHTAVRAGAFKNLVSIVGKNGKNSARWPDLPWLHTDSWVKNTKNKSREEEVKKSFGPEPQSNDLCFLQFTSGSTGDAKGVVITHGGLIHNVKLMRTRYRSTSNTVLLSWLPQYHDMGLIGGLFTAMVSGGTAVLFSPLSFIKNPLLWLQTMSKYKATHSAGPNFAFELVVRRLEIQKDKLANCDLSSMIFLMVAAEPVRPKTIGRFLELTVPLGLSEYAMAPGYGLAENCVFVSCAFGEGQPIFVDWQGRVCCGYVDSNCSDIDIDIKIVNPESGSEEEDGKEGEIWISSPSSGIGYWSREDLSERTFRNKLPNVMDKIYTRTGDLGRIIDGKLFITGRIKDLIIVAGRNIYSADVEKTVESSSELLRPGCCAVVGVPEEILSTKGISVPDHSDQVGLVVIAEVRDGKPPPKDLIEQIQTRVAEEHGVNIALVKLIKPRTISKTTSGKIKRYDCLKQFVDGTLNLVPEPLLPRRSLVRSFTTGTCKEGMTPRARLVKNDVGQRLNNKDIIGFLKGLISEISGISINKISTSENMATYGIDSIGVVRAAQKLSDFLGVPIGAVDIFTATCIEELAKLSEDLLAKSHEPHNTLVGESFGQEIETDFDSSSLVSEVSISRQLGISLLQLLALFYVSTMLILPAHFSISAFITTTSFMDTTSWVVYLLSLALAPLAWILAIFCTGVCIKVLGNSFLQTNYALTPEIPIWSVDFVKWWALYKTHEISSRVMAVHLRGTVFLKYWFEILGARIGSSVLLDTVDITDPSLVSIGDGAVIAEGVLVQSHEVRNGVLSFQPIRIGRNCSIGPYAVILKGSVLGEETEVPALQKTEASKPVRKPINKIRKSSEMEKNAILDHFMALYMVGFLSSTSAAIVYSLYVWLFQKAPSQQHFAFICVSGTFHWLPYVLVVYASMMGEVYSDPKNFAFSLAIGYLAHGFILSLLTSIATRFVIRNKLIRRKLIIACHIRFAKLLSGTEAFCIYLRLLGAKIGKYCSIRAINPVSNPKLMKLGNGVHLGDFCRIITGFHSSNGFVQGKTEVGDNSVIGSQSLILPGSVVQQNVILGALSIAPANSVLRSGGVYIGSQAPIMIKNTIHPLDERIEEMDFKYKKIIGNLAANLAATTLKVGTRYFHRIGVSGKGTLKIYNRIEGFPNHSIFHPGKSYPVIVRHSNSLSADDDARIDARGASIKILSDKINIPDSSSPLLDFTLKTGNAFYARTISDFATWLVCGIPAREEQVKRTPHIGQAVWNSLRNANSFTELHYYSNICRLLRFVDGQEMYVKFKLRPFDENFNENVGKVNPTGILPPETGAIPRDENDVRPLLFLADDFRRRVNSSDGVRYVFQLQFRPVPDDEMVRDIALDCTKPWDETEFPFVDVGEIVIDRNLTSEESDKLEFNPFLRFPEVDVIKASSSTQSASIDHGRSLIYEICQHLRNEEPLPEAWRILLEQSDVKVDLSGCPMAATFKKTDSKKLNLKRTWLQSIWVTFVQPILQIAFPYYLMGLTVFTPLTTVFYLNKTMNYPLQLLLPPFWVVSGILSALICAGAKWVFVGKNEESKPAKIWSARVFMDTIWQALRTLVGEYFMETTSGSSLFVIWMKLMGSGVELGAYVDSMGATLNPEMVEIDRDGCVGKESLLFGHIYEGDEDGEVRFGRISIGEGGFVGSRAVVMPGVRVETGGKLSALSLAMKQETISASK from the exons ATGGACGTCAAGAAATCGCTGGAAGATCAATTCTCAAATCTTCATCCATGTCACCCGTTGAACACAAGAATTGGTATTATTGGGGGTGGTCCAAGTGGCATCTCAGCCGCTTATGCTTTGACCAAGCTCGGTTACCAGAATGTAACCATCCTAGAGAAATATCACACTGTTAGTGGCATGTGTGAATCAATTCTAATAGAAG gAAAAAATTATGATCTTGGAGGTCAAGTTCTTGCGGCCAACAGTGCTCCAACTATATTTCATTTGGCTAAGGAAACAGAATCAGAACTGGTTGAAATGAACTCCCACAAGCTTGCCCTCATTGATAGTTCAACTGGAAAGTATCAAGACATTCCAGTCGTCGATGACTACGCATCTGTAATACCACTGACTATCGACCTTCAG GACAAGGCAAAGCAAACGGGTCGAATTGGGATCCACGCGGTTGCTGAGTATGCTTCCGATGTTGCTCCAGCATTTCTCGAGGGACATGGATTAAAATCAGTTCCTAAATCTGTGGCTTATGGATACACTGCTTCTGGATACGGGTTTGTGGAAGATATGCCTTATGCTTACCTTCATGAGTTCACTCGAACCTCGATGGCTGGAAAGATCCGCCGTTTTAGGGATGGGTACATGAGTCTGTGGCAGAAAATTAGTCAAGCCCTACCAATGGAAGTTCACTGCAATACTGAAGTGGTGGCAGTTAGAAGGGATTCCTCCTCTGTTCGTGTTGATGTTAAATCTATTGTAGGGGAACGAAGGACACTAGAATTCGACAAGATAATAATTTCTGGGGCCTTCCCTTTTAGGAGTGGAAAAACTTACGGATCAGATTCTCCATTCCCCG AAAATGAAGCAATGGACTTGACCGAGGTTGAAAGTGGCTTATTTAGCAAAGTACAGACAATAGATTACTACACTACTGTTTTGAAGATAGAAGGATTCGAACACTTGCCTATTGGATTTTATTACTTTGAGGAATTCATGAATCGAGAAAAGATTGGGAATCCAGTTGCAATGCAGAGATTCTATGCAGACACAAATATCTTTCTGTTCTGGTCTTATGGTAATTCTGTAGATATAACAGGATCAAAGGTTCGTGAGCTGGCGGAAAATGCTGTGAACAGGATGGGGGGAGTTGTTCAACGACTAATTTTACAAAGACGATTCAAGTATTTCCCCCATGTTAGCAGTCAAG ATATGAAAGAAGGATTCTTCGAAAAAGTAGAAAGTCGGCTTCAGGGTCAGCTTAACACTTACTATGTTGGCGGGCTATTGGCTTTTGAACTCACTGAAAGAAATTCTTCTTATGCCATGTCGCTAGTCCGCAATCACTTCGCCACCAATAGTGCGTTACCAATATTCCCATATGTTAAG AGACTACTCCATTTGCAACAAGAATGCAGGAAAAGGACACCAAGAGATTTGGGTGAATGCAACAAGGTGGAGTTTCCTGATTTAAGTAGTCTTGATGGTTATTTGAAGCATTGGGGAATGCATGAAGTCACCAAAAATAAGATTCTCTACAATTGGCTTAACGATGAAGGGGAGGTGATCTGCCAGAGAACTTACTCAGAACTTAATGCCAATGCTTCTTGTGTGTCTCATAATCTATTGACATGCTGTAGACCGGTTATCAAACCAGGTGATCGAGTTCTCCTGGTTCACGTTCCAGGTTTGGATTTTATTGATGCCTTTTTCGGTTGTTTGAGAGCCAGAGTGTTGCCTGTACCTGTTCTTCCACCCGATCCACTTCAAAGGGGTGGCCAAGCGCTTTTGAAAATCGAGAACATAGCAAAATCCTGCAATGCGGTTGCTATTCTTTCGACAGCTGGTTACCATACAGCTGTTCGGGCGGGGGCGTTTAAGAATTTGGTATCAATCGTGGGAAAAAATGGGAAGAATTCCGCCCGCTGGCCTGATCTTCCATGGCTGCACACGGATTCATGGGTAAAGAACACGAAGAACAAGTCTCGAGAGGAGGAAGTGAAGAAATCGTTCGGACCCGAACCGCAAAGCAACGACCTTTGTTTCCTGCAGTTCACATCGGGATCGACTGGCGATGCTAAAGGGGTGGTGATAACTCATGGAGGACTCATCCATAACGTGAAACTAATGCGAACCCGTTACAGAAGCACGTCAAACACGGTTCTATTGAGCTGGCTTCCTCAGTATCACGATATGGGTTTGATCGGAGGACTTTTTACGGCTATGGTAAGTGGGGGAACTGCTGTATTGTTCTCCCCATTGAGCTTTATCAAGAACCCTTTGCTTTGGCTTCAAACAATGAGTAAGTACAAGGCTACTCATAGTGCAGGCCCGAACTTCGCTTTCGAACTCGTCGTTCGAAGATTGGAGATTCAGAAAGATAAGCTTGCGAATTGCGACCTTAGTTCAATGATTTTTCTAATGGTGGCAGCCGAACCAGTAAGACCGAAGACTATTGGAAGATTTCTGGAGCTCACCGTTCCTTTAGGCTTATCTGAATATGCAATGGCACCGGGTTATGGGTTGGCTGAAAATTGTGTGTTTGTTAGCTGTGCATTCGGTGAAGGACAGCCAATCTTTGTCGATTGGCAAGGAAGGGTATGCTGTGGGTATGTGGACTCAAACTGTTCTGACATCGACATTGATATTAAAATTGTGAATCCAGAGTCGGgtagtgaagaagaagatggaaaaGAAGGAGAGATATGGATTAGCAGTCCAAGTTCGGGAATTGGGTATTGGAGTAGGGAGGATTTAAGCGAGAGAACGTTTCGAAACAAGCTCCCGAATGTCATGGATAAAATCTACACAAGAACAGGGGATTTGGGTCGAATAATTGATGGGAAGTTATTCATCACAGGAAGAATTAAGGATTTGATTATTGTTGCAGGAAGGAATATATACTCTGCAGACGTAGAGAAAACTGTGGAGAGCTCGTCTGAACTTCTCCGGCCTGGTTGCTGTGCGGTCGTTGGAGTTCCAGAAGAGATCTTGTCAACCAAAGGGATTTCTGTTCCTGATCATTCTGATCAAGTGGGGTTGGTTGTGATTGCTGAGGTTCGAGATGGAAAACCGCCGCCTAAAGATTTAATCGAACAGATCCAAACACGGGTTGCTGAAGAGCACGGCGTTAACATCGCTTTGGTGAAGTTAATCAAGCCGAGGACAATCAGTAAAACGACATCCGGTAAAATCAAAAGATACGATTGTCTCAAACAGTTTGTGGATGGGACGCTAAATTTAGTGCCGGAGCCATTGTTACCGAGAAGGTCTCTGGTTCGTTCTTTCACGACAGGAACGTGCAAAGAAGGAATGACACCTCGTGCCCGGTTGGTGAAGAATGATGTGGGTCAAAGGTTAAATAACAAAGATATAATTGGGTTTTTGAAGGGATTAATTTCTGAAATTTCTGGAATCTCAATAAACAAGATTTCTACTTCTGAGAACATGGCAACTTATGGGATTGATTCTATTGGAGTTGTTAGAGCTGCGCAGAAGCTTTCAGATTTTCTCGGAGTTCCAATAGGAGCTGTCGATATCTTCACTGCAACCTGCATTGAAGAACTCGCAAAACTTTCAGAGGATCTTCTGGCGAAGTCTCATGAACCACATAATACATTGGTGGGTGAATCTTTCGGTCAAGAAATCGAAACTGATTTTGATTCTTCTAGTTTAGTATCTGAGGTTTCTATATCTCGTCAACTTGGTATTAGCCTTTTGCAACTCCTAGCTCTTTTCTACGTCTCGACCATGCTGATCCTACCTGCCCATTTCTCGATTTCTGCTTTCATCACCACGACATCCTTCATGGATACAACTTCATGGGTGGTTTATTTACTTTCATTGGCGCTTGCTCCACTTGCTTGGATTCTAGCCATATTCTGTACCGGTGTTTGTATTAAGGTACTAGGTAACTCTTTTCTTCAGACAAACTATGCTCTGACCCCGGAAATTCCAATATGGTCTGTTGATTTCGTTAAATGGTGGGCACTCTACAAAACCCATGAAATTTCTTCTCGAGTTATGGCAGTTCATTTAAGAGGAACAGTTTTTCTGAAATATTGGTTTGAAATTCTCGGGGCAAGGATTGGATCGTCTGTTTTGCTCGATACAGTGGACATCACTGATCCATCGCTCGTTTCTATCGGAGATGGAGCTGTGATTGCAGAAGGGGTGTTAGTTCAAAGCCATGAGGTGAGAAATGGTGTTTTGAGTTTTCAACCGATTAGAATTGGACGAAACTGTTCCATTGGTCCTTATGCTGTGATCCTGAAAGGAAGTGTTCTTGGAGAAGAAACTGAAGTTCCAGCTTTGCAGAAGACTGAAGCAAGCAAACCGGTTCGCAAACCAATCAACAAGATTCGTAAG AGTTCTGAGATGGAAAAGAATGCAATCCTTGACCATTTTATGGCATTATATATGGTTGGTTTTCTCAGTTCTACTTCAGCAGCAATTGTCTACTCTCTTTACGTCTGGCTATTCCAGAAGGCACCTTCGCAACAACATTTCGCGTTCATATGTGTTTCCGGAACCTTCCACTGGCTTCCTTATGTGCTCGTTGTCTATGCCTCAATGATGGGTGAAGTTTACTCAGATCCGAAGAACTTTGCTTTCTCACTCGCCATTGGTTATCTGGCTCATGGGTTTATACTAAGCCTCTTGACTAGCATTGCCACACGGTTTGTTATAAGAAACAAGTTGATTCGACGGAAACTCATCATAGCTTGTCATATTAGATTCGCAAAGTTACTTTCCGGAACAGAAGCCTTCTGCATTTATCTGCGTCTCCTTGGTGCGAAAATTGGAAAATATTGCTCAATTCGAGCTATCAACCCGGTTTCCAACCCAAAACTAATGAAGCTTGGCAACGGCGTCCATTTGGGTGACTTCTGTAGGATCATCACGGGATTCCATTCTTCAAATGGATTTGTCCAAGGCAAAACTGAAGTTGGGGATAATTCCGTTATTGGAAGTCAAAGCCTGATTCTTCCCGGGTCTGTCGTTCAACAAAATGTAATCCTTGGAGCACTTTCCATTGCTCCGGCTAACTCAGTCCTTAGGAGTGGTGGAGTGTATATCGGTTCTCAAGCTCCGATCATGATAAAGAATACGATTCATCCTCTCGATGAACGGATAGAAGAGATGGACTTCAAATATAAGAAGATTATTGGGAATTTAGCTGCAAATCTTGCTGCCACTACTCTCAAGGTTGGAACAAGATACTTCCATAGAATTGGTGTAAGCGGGAAGGGGACTTTGAAAATCTATAACAGAATCGAAGGATTTCCGAATCACAGTATATTCCATCCTGGTAAAAGTTATCCAGTCATCGTTCGTCATAGTAATAGCTTAAGCGCAGACGACGACGCGAGAATCGATGCCCGTGGTGCATCGATAAAGATTCTTTCAGATAAGATCAACATTCCTGATTCTTCTTCTCCATTGCTGGACTTTACCTTGAAAACGGGCAATGCTTTTTACGCGCGTACAATCTCTGATTTCGCAACTTGGCTCGTTTGTGGGATCCCTGCCAGGGAGGAGCAAGTGAAACGAACTCCACACATTGGGCAGGCAGTGTGGAATTCACTTAGAAACGCAAATTCATTCACCGAGCTTCATTATTACTCAAATATATGCAGGCTCCTCAGGTTCGTCGACGGACAGGAAATGTACGTCAAATTCAAGTTACGTCCTTTCGACGAGAACTTCAATGAAAACGTCGGTAAGGTGAACCCCACTGGAATTCTCCCTCCAGAAACTGGCGCAATTCCGAGAGACGAAAACGACGTTCGCCCTTTACTATTCCTAGCCGACGACTTCCGTCGCCGTGTGAATTCCTCCGACGGCGTCCGATACGTCTTCCAACTGCAATTCCGGCCAGTACCCGACGATGAAATGGTTCGGGACATAGCACTCGACTGTACGAAACCGTGGGATGAAACAGAGTTCCCATTTGTAGACGTCGGAGAGATCGTTATCGACCGGAATCTAACAAGCGAAGAATCGGATAAATTGGAGTTCAACCCTTTCCTCAGATTTCCCGAAGTGGATGTTATAAAAGCTAGTTCGTCCACCCAAAGCGCTTCAATCGATCATGGACGTTCATTGATCTACGAAATCTGCCAGCATTTGAGAAACGAGGAGCCGCTTCCCGAAGCCTGGAGAATCCTCCTAGAACAATCCGACGTAAAGGTCGACCTTTCCGGCTGTCCAATGGCAGCAACTTTCAAGAAAACCGATTCAAAGAAACTCAATCTAAAAAGAACATGGCTTCAATCCATATGGGTCACCTTTGTTCAACCCATTCTACAAATCGCCTTCCCTTATTACCTAATGGGACTAACCGTTTTCACTCCTTTAACCACCGTCTTCTACCTGAACAAAACCATGAACTATCCATTACAACTGCTGCTTCCTCCATTCTGGGTTGTCTCTGGCATCCTAAGTGCATTAATCTGCGCCGGCGCGAAATGGGTTTTTGTGGGTAAGAATGAGGAAAGCAAACCGGCGAAGATTTGGAGCGCAAGGGTTTTCATGGATACGATATGGCAGGCGTTGAGGACATTAGTGGGGGAGTATTTCATGGAAACAACGAGTGGGTCTAGCTTGTTTGTGATATGGATGAAGTTGATGGGATCGGGGGTTGAGTTGGGGGCTTATGTGGACTCGATGGGAGCCACATTGAATCCGGAGATGGTGGAGATTGATAGAGATGGATGTGTTGGGAAAGAAAGTCTTCTTTTTGGGCATATCTATGAAGgtgatgaagatggtgaagttAGGTTTGGAAGGATTAGTATTGGAGAAGGAGGATTTGTGGGGAGTAGAGCTGTTGTTATGCCTGGAGTTAGAGTTGAGACTGGTGGAAAGTTAAGTGCTCTCTCCCTTGCTATGAAGCAAGAAACTATTTCTGCTTCAAAGTAG
- the LOC124927856 gene encoding IRK-interacting protein-like, whose product MAEIIENGQEISREEVQAAIAKAIELRALHAALMQGSINSPANFSFPASSPAAAPYLAPQFSAHDYPVFTPSYEDDEQLQFENNRAISESWNVNGEENSINSYSKMFDSPSNKRLLPHVCPSSAAADDQKSVANSCSTNLHRRISSCHSHDFCNHHPTRRNSLGEVIRPATYSSSSCNKCNPATISIQNSKSVGPMTDSHLSVKTRQKNRGLMNLSWLFLKKKNKKDCASPNRTTESNIPSVEELMNELQEAKENRDAAVKEVSGMKTSIRELKLKLEYLETYCEELKKALRQAVETKELSIDGKLENPSMMPVSDEVMVEGFLQIVSETRSSVKQFCKTLITQIDETDGNLMNNLNNNLLQPYKLSLTSKYSKGFLYHLECMINEALYEDFENCMFQKNGCRNILNPEQHRQAQFSSFVALRNLSWNEVLRKGTKFYSEEFSRFCDQKMVGIIAGLSWSRPWPEQLLQSFFVAAKCVWLLHLLAFSFGPPVGILRVEENKVFDGNYMEDVFVDKKRLNGAGRVKVMVMPGFYVQDRVLRCKVICRYKSLT is encoded by the exons ATGGCAGAAATCATCGAAAATGGACAAGAAATTAGCAGGGAAGAGGTGCAAGCAGCCATTGCCAAGGCAATAGAACTCAGGGCCCTTCATGCTGCTCTGATGCAGGGCAGCATCAACAGTCCGGCCAACTTCAGTTTTCCGGCCAGTTCTCCCGCCGCCGCCCCATATCTTGCTCCCCAATTCTCTGCCCATGACTACCCTGTTTTCACACCA AGCTATGAAGATGATGAACAGCTTCAATTCGAGAACAACAGGGCTATTTCAGAAAGCTGGAACGTTAATGGTGAGGAAAACAGCATCAATTCGTATTCCAAGATGTTTGATTCACCTTCAAACAAAAGATTACTTCCACACGTTTGCCCCTCCTCCGCCGCCGCTGACGATCAGAAATCCGTCGCCAATTCTTGTTCGACTAATCTCCACCGCCGCATATCTTCCTGCCATAGCCATGATTTCTGCAACCATCACCCTACAAGAAGGAACAGTTTGGGAGAAGTAATAAGACCCGCAActtattcttcttcatcttgCAACAAATGCAATCCGGCCACCATTTCAATCCAGAATTCTAAATCCGTTGGGCCAATGACGGATTCACACTTGTCTGTCAAAACCCGTCAAAAGAACAGAGGGCTCATGAATCTATCGTGGCTGTtcctgaagaagaagaataagaaagaTTGCGCCTCCCCAAACAGGACAACGGAATCGAACATCCCTTCAGTTGAGGAATTGATGAACGAACTTCAAGAAGCCAAAGAAAATCGAGACGCCGCCGTAAAAGAAGTTTCTGGAATGAAAACTTCAATCAGGGAGCTGAAACTGAAACTGGAATACTTGGAAACATACTGTGAGGAGCTGAAGAAAGCTCTAAGACAAGCAGTTGAAACCAAGGAATTATCAATAGATGGGAAATTGGAGAATCCTTCGATGATGCCGGTTAGCGACGAAGTTATGGTGGAGGGTTTTTTACAGATCGTGTCGGAAACAAGATCATCGGTTAAGCAATTCTGCAAAACGCTTATAACCCAAATCGACGAAACAGATGGAAATTTAATGAACAATctgaacaacaatcttctacaaCCATACAAACTAAGTTTAACTTCAAAGTATTCAAAGGGTTTTCTTTACCATTTGGAATGCATGATAAACGAGGCTCTTTACGAAGATTTCGAGAACTGCATGTTTCAAAAGAACGGGTGCCGAAACATCTTAAACCCAGAACAACACCGTCAAGCCCAATTCTCATCTTTTGTGGCTCTAAGAAATCTGAGCTGGAACGAGGTTTTGAGGAAAGGGACAAAGTTTTATAGCGAGGAATTCAGCAGATTCTGTGACCAGAAGATGGTTGGTATCATAGCCGGATTGAGTTGGAGCAGGCCGTGGCCGGAGCAGTTGTTGCAGTCGTTCTTCGTGGCGGCGAAATGCGTTTGGTTGCTGCATTTGCTTGCGTTTTCGTTTGGACCGCCTGTTGGGATTTTGAGGGTTGAAGAGAATAAGGTTTTTGATGGGAATTACATGGAGGATGTGTTTGTTGACAAGAAGAGATTGAATGGGGCGGGTCGGGTTAAGGTGATGGTTATGCCTGGGTTTTATGTGCAAGATAGGGTTCTTAGGTGTAAGGTTATTTGTAGGTATAAATCCTTAACCTAA
- the LOC124925244 gene encoding FT-interacting protein 3-like — MQPLAYVPRKISPKTQASKIGFTYDLVDKMYFLFVRVVKARELEGKDVPGGCNPYVEVRLGNFTGSTLHYNNNSNPEWNQVFAFEKFQASQVEVVVKDKNSIADVSIGRVRFDLAEVPTCIPPDSPLAAQWYNLEDKKGYKIKKGLIMLAVWKGTQADESFPDAWHSGAITVPNEEALVRIRAKVYVMPKLWYLRVNVMECQDLESSDKNRVPIACVSVNLGNQMLKTRMSTGVNSVWNEEFMFVIAEPFDETLVFIVEDRVSPNKDEFLAKCAIPVKTIAKRNDDKNITPKWYELERPRLADEIDKKVNKFACRIQLRMSLEGGYHVMDESTYYISDTRPSARALCKSPIGLLELGIVKAVGLPEMKTRDGKGCTDAFCVAKYGPKWVRTRTIIENLSPIWNEQYTWEVYDPCTVLTIGVFDNRHMNGDGNDSRIGKVRIRLSTLLTDRVYTHSYPLIVLSPSGVKRMGEIELAVRFTCTSFVNMMQKYMQPLLPKMNYLLSDFHKNVREMLRRQAILIVATKLGRAEPPLKKEVVDYMLDTNTKLWSLRRAKANYQRLQDATSALNSIGIWLNKISQWKNPITTILFHILFLMLVFNPELILPTLFFYLFITAVWRFRFRPKDPAHMDVQLSLAHIQFTEDGFDEEFDSFPTTKSSEVVRKRYDALRDIAGRVQTITGELANQLERFNSMLSWRDPRASTLFAIFCLVTAIIFYVVPFRALVLIGGFYYLRHPKLRHKLHSFPINYFKRLPAKDDYML, encoded by the coding sequence ATGCAACCTCTAGCTTATGTCCCGAGAAAGATTTCGCCAAAAACACAGGCCAGTAAGATCGGCTTCACTTATGATCTTGTCGATAAAATGTACTTTTTGTTCGTTCGTGTCGTGAAGGCAAGGGAGCTAGAAGGTAAGGATGTGCCCGGCGGTTGCAACCCTTATGTCGAAGTAAGGCTTGGAAACTTCACCGGCAGCACCCTTCATTACAATAACAATTCAAATCCCGAATGGAATCAAGTATTCGCTTTTGAGAAATTTCAAGCTTCCCAAGTTGAGGTTGTCGTGAAAGACAAGAACTCGATAGCCGACGTCTCTATTGGAAGAGTTCGGTTTGACCTTGCGGAGGTCCCAACCTGCATTCCACCAGACAGCCCGTTGGCCGCTCAATGGTACAATCTTGAAGACAAGAAAGGTTATAAGATTAAGAAAGGATTGATCATGCTTGCCGTATGGAAAGGAACTCAAGCCGACGAATCCTTTCCCGACGCTTGGCATTCAGGTGCAATCACGGTTCCAAACGAGGAAGCTCTTGTGAGGATCCGCGCGAAAGTGTATGTAATGCCTAAGCTATGGTACCTGAGGGTGAATGTTATGGAATGTCAAGATTTGGAAAGTTCGGATAAAAATAGGGTTCCCATAGCTTGTGTTAGTGTTAACCTAGGAAACCAAATGTTGAAAACAAGGATGTCCACGGGTGTCAACTCTGTTTGGAACGAGGAATTTATGTTTGTGATTGCTGAGCCGTTTGACGAGACGTTGGTTTTCATTGTGGAGGATAGAGTGTCGCCAAACAAGGATGAATTTCTTGCCAAGTGCGCAATACCCGTTAAAACAATAGCCAAAAGGAACGACGATAAGAACATAACACCCAAGTGGTACGAGCTCGAAAGACCTAGGCTAGCGGACGAGATAGACAAAAAAGTGAACAAGTTCGCATGTAGGATTCAATTAAGGATGTCTTTGGAAGGTGGGTACCATGTCATGGACGAGTCCACCTACTACATAAGCGATACTAGACCATCGGCTAGGGCGTTGTGTAAGTCCCCCATTGGCCTATTAGAGCTTGGTATCGTTAAGGCAGTTGGATTACCCGAAATGAAGACTAGAGATGGTAAAGGTTGCACCGATGCCTTTTGTGTGGCTAAGTATGGTCCGAAATGGGTTAGGACTAGGACCATCATTGAAAACCTTTCGCCCATATGGAACGAGCAATACACTTGGGAGGTTTACGATCCTTGTACGGTGCTCACAATCGGGGTCTTCGACAACAGGCATATGAATGGAGATGGGAATGACTCGAGAATCGGAAAGGTCAGAATTCGTTTGTCGACTCTCCTAACGGATCGAGTTTACACGCACTCGTACCCTTTGATAGTTCTATCACCATCCGGGGTAAAGAGGATGGGGGAGATCGAATTGGCGGTTAGATTTACATGCACATCATTTGTGAACATGATGCAAAAATACATGCAACCTTTGTTACCCAAGATGAACTATCTTCTTAGTGATTTTCATAAGAATGTACGTGAAATGTTGAGAAGACAAGCCATATTGATAGTCGCGACGAAGTTGGGTCGAGCCGAGCCACCTCTAAAGAAAGAGGTTGTCGATTATATGCTGGACACGAACACGAAGTTATGGAGCTTGAGGAGAGCAAAGGCTAACTATCAAAGGCTACAAGACGCCACTTCGGCTTTAAACTCAATTGGGATATGGCTAAACAAAATCTCACAATGGAAGAATCCAATCACTACCATtttattccacattttattcctCATGTTGGTTTTTAACCCCGAATTGATCCTCCCGACACTATTCTTCTACCTCTTCATAACCGCAGTTTGGAGATTCCGTTTCAGGCCCAAGGACCCTGCCCACATGGACGTGCAACTCTCACTGGCCCATATACAGTTTACCGAAGACGGATTTGATGAAGAATTCGACAGTTTCCCCACAACAAAATCGTCGGAGGTCGTGAGGAAGAGGTATGATGCTCTGAGGGACATTGCAGGGAGAGTACAGACAATCACTGGTGAGTTGGCAAACcaattagaaagattcaattcCATGCTGAGCTGGAGGGATCCTAGAGCCTCGACTTTGTTCGCAATCTTTTGCTTAGTAACCGCCATTATCTTCTACGTTGTACCCTTTCGGGCTTTGGTCTTGATAGGAGGGTTTTACTATCTGAGACATCCGAAGCTTCGCCATAAACTCCATTCTTTCCCAATTAACTATTTCAAGAGGCTGCCTGCAAAAGATGATTATATGTTGTAA